Proteins from a genomic interval of Polaribacter sejongensis:
- a CDS encoding DUF3095 family protein yields the protein MENIKYYTQLKSSSKTLVDLLADESDFSELPNTWHVVVVDVKNSTKAVDEGKHHQINLTATGAIISVLNTIRKEKKNIEIPYFFGGDGATFIIPTLLLNKITLVLENYSLHIKKNIDLILRVGHISIKELSEKKANLKIVKHQLTDQLAIPIILGNGLKKAEEIIKSTFTKIEDIDFKKDLLNLEGMECRWKEINPRQTQKKVICLLLDTVNENDQRAIYRDVLTKMDTIFGTFNNRQPIKSKNLKLNFSISKIWEEMKVTLANKNLKYLLKNWFKTLIGKWYFNMSEDGKQYLNQIGQLSHTFMLDGMINTIFTAEQPKIDLFIIYLNQLEKENKIVYGIHVTHASVMSCYVLDRKTKHAHFIDGTEGGYTTAAKMFKVKMKALN from the coding sequence ATGGAAAATATAAAATATTACACCCAATTAAAAAGTTCTAGTAAAACACTCGTTGATTTATTAGCAGATGAATCTGATTTCTCTGAATTACCAAATACTTGGCATGTAGTAGTTGTTGATGTTAAAAATTCTACCAAAGCTGTTGATGAAGGCAAACATCATCAGATAAACTTAACAGCAACCGGAGCAATAATTTCTGTATTAAACACCATTAGAAAAGAAAAGAAAAACATAGAAATTCCATATTTTTTTGGAGGAGATGGCGCTACTTTTATTATACCAACACTACTTTTAAATAAAATTACATTGGTTTTAGAAAACTACAGTCTTCATATTAAAAAAAACATCGATTTAATACTTAGAGTTGGACATATTTCCATAAAAGAATTATCAGAAAAAAAAGCCAATTTAAAAATAGTAAAACACCAACTAACAGATCAATTAGCTATTCCTATTATTTTAGGAAACGGTTTAAAAAAAGCAGAAGAAATCATTAAAAGTACTTTTACAAAAATAGAAGATATTGATTTTAAAAAAGACCTTTTAAACTTAGAAGGAATGGAATGTAGATGGAAAGAAATAAACCCAAGACAAACCCAAAAAAAAGTGATTTGTTTATTGTTAGACACGGTAAACGAAAATGATCAAAGAGCTATTTATAGAGATGTACTTACAAAAATGGACACTATTTTTGGCACCTTTAACAATAGGCAACCTATAAAATCGAAAAACTTAAAATTAAACTTTAGCATTTCTAAAATATGGGAAGAAATGAAAGTGACGCTCGCCAATAAGAACTTAAAATATTTATTAAAAAATTGGTTTAAAACTTTAATTGGTAAATGGTATTTTAATATGTCTGAAGACGGAAAGCAATACTTAAATCAAATTGGTCAATTATCACATACCTTTATGTTAGACGGTATGATTAATACAATATTTACAGCAGAACAACCTAAAATAGACTTATTTATAATCTACCTGAATCAACTAGAAAAAGAAAATAAAATTGTTTACGGCATTCATGTAACACACGCCTCCGTAATGTCTTGTTACGTATTAGACAGAAAAACAAAACACGCACACTTTATAGACGGTACAGAAGGAGGCTACACAACTGCTGCCAAAATGTTTAAAGTAAAAATGAAGGCATTAAATTAG
- a CDS encoding NYN domain-containing protein — protein sequence MAQNNINLAVLIDGDNIPSAHVKEMMEEIAKYGNPTIKRIYGDWTSPHLSKWKNLLLQNAITPIQQYAYTTGKNATDSAMIIDAMDILYSEKVNGFCLVSSDSDFTKLATRLREAGQQVIGIGEKKTPTPFIVACDKFIYIEILRKQTEKKESISTKDNEKDSVDKITSKVIKLISSTISDLSDEEGWAFLGDVGSLLQKKQPNFDSRNYGFDKLTPLIKSIGKFDLDQRENSKSRHKLIFVKNK from the coding sequence ATGGCCCAAAACAATATAAATTTAGCAGTACTTATAGACGGAGACAACATACCGTCTGCTCACGTTAAGGAAATGATGGAAGAAATTGCAAAGTATGGCAACCCAACTATTAAAAGAATTTATGGAGATTGGACGAGTCCGCATTTGTCTAAGTGGAAAAATTTACTATTACAAAATGCTATTACTCCTATACAGCAATACGCATATACTACCGGAAAAAACGCCACCGACTCTGCCATGATTATTGACGCGATGGATATTCTATATTCAGAAAAAGTAAATGGTTTTTGCTTAGTTTCTAGTGATAGTGATTTTACAAAACTAGCAACTCGATTAAGAGAAGCAGGTCAGCAAGTTATTGGTATTGGAGAGAAAAAAACTCCAACACCCTTTATTGTTGCTTGTGATAAATTTATCTATATAGAAATTCTTAGAAAACAAACCGAGAAGAAAGAAAGTATTAGCACCAAAGACAATGAAAAAGATAGTGTTGATAAAATAACATCAAAAGTAATTAAACTAATCTCTTCAACAATTTCAGATTTATCTGATGAAGAAGGTTGGGCTTTTCTTGGTGATGTAGGTAGTTTACTTCAGAAAAAACAACCCAATTTCGACTCAAGAAATTATGGTTTTGACAAATTAACTCCGCTTATTAAGTCTATTGGTAAATTTGATTTAGACCAAAGAGAGAACTCAAAGAGCAGACATAAATTAATTTTTGTGAAAAATAAATAA
- a CDS encoding M64 family metallopeptidase: protein MKKTLLLSILFLCASVTAQTFDVTTITQSGSNDSRINVVILSDGYQSTELNQFITDATNFSNALFSETPYKEYKNYFNVHAIKVPSNESGAKHPRTASDENTSNNQPAATVDNYFESTFDAYDVHRLLVANNAIVNTVLANNFPNYDIVLVLVNSPYYGGSGGEIAVASLHASANQIAIHELGHSFANLIDEYYPGDIYVREGINMTQETNPTNVKWKNWMNQNGVGIYPHGTSGTAASWYKPHQNCKMESLNSPFCSVCTEGTIEQIHSLTSVIENYSPQNTGSIDLSTVLDFTINTINPLPNTLDITWTLNGTVINSKDYTVSISKEDLTSGNNQLLATIEDKTTLLKVDNHETVHFSTTLWNINSSTLSIDDISTNSFDIKLFPNPTQNILYFDITNNNEDYNVFISDISGKQLIHKKMNNVGENQNIRIGTLPSGVYFINFTFANGLHISKKIVKK from the coding sequence ATGAAAAAAACACTACTCTTATCTATTCTATTTTTGTGCGCATCTGTTACCGCACAAACTTTTGATGTAACCACAATTACACAGTCTGGTTCTAATGATAGTAGAATTAATGTTGTAATTCTATCAGATGGATATCAAAGTACAGAGCTGAATCAATTTATAACGGATGCCACTAATTTTTCAAATGCTCTATTTTCAGAAACACCTTATAAAGAGTATAAAAATTACTTTAATGTCCATGCTATAAAAGTACCATCTAATGAAAGTGGAGCAAAACATCCACGTACAGCATCAGATGAAAATACTTCTAACAATCAACCTGCAGCTACTGTAGATAATTATTTTGAATCGACTTTTGATGCATATGATGTTCATAGACTTTTAGTAGCTAACAACGCTATAGTAAACACTGTTTTAGCAAATAATTTTCCTAATTACGACATTGTTTTAGTTTTAGTAAACAGCCCTTATTATGGTGGTAGTGGTGGTGAAATTGCCGTAGCATCATTGCATGCATCAGCTAACCAAATTGCCATTCATGAGTTAGGACACTCTTTTGCAAATCTTATTGATGAGTATTACCCTGGAGATATTTATGTAAGAGAAGGCATAAACATGACCCAAGAGACAAACCCAACAAATGTGAAATGGAAAAATTGGATGAACCAAAATGGAGTTGGTATTTATCCGCATGGCACATCCGGAACGGCTGCTAGCTGGTATAAACCGCATCAAAATTGTAAAATGGAATCTTTAAATAGTCCTTTTTGTTCAGTTTGTACAGAGGGAACTATAGAACAAATACACTCTTTAACTTCGGTAATAGAAAACTATTCTCCACAAAACACAGGTTCTATAGATTTATCTACAGTTTTAGATTTTACAATAAACACTATAAACCCACTTCCAAACACCTTAGACATTACATGGACTTTAAACGGAACAGTAATAAATAGTAAAGACTATACGGTCTCTATTTCAAAAGAAGATTTAACGAGTGGAAATAATCAACTACTGGCAACTATTGAAGATAAAACTACATTACTTAAAGTTGACAATCATGAAACGGTACATTTCTCTACGACACTTTGGAATATAAATTCTAGCACTTTAAGTATCGATGATATTTCAACAAATAGTTTTGACATAAAACTATTCCCAAACCCTACTCAGAATATTTTATATTTTGATATCACCAACAATAATGAAGACTATAACGTGTTTATTAGTGATATTTCTGGAAAGCAATTGATTCATAAAAAAATGAATAACGTAGGCGAAAATCAAAATATACGAATAGGCACACTGCCTTCTGGAGTCTATTTTATCAACTTTACATTTGCAAACGGATTACATATTTCTAAGAAAATAGTTAAAAAATAA
- a CDS encoding ATP-dependent Clp protease ATP-binding subunit, with protein MDDNFSPKVRDVITFSKEEALRLGQEFIGTEHLLLGLIRQGEGKAIEILTAFDVDFVLLRKKLEQLNPVTPTFTESTDKPSLRLTRQAEKALKTTFLEAKLYQSESIDTAHLLLCILRNENDPTTKLIHKYHVNYDEAKTLYKQLHVDDIELPINPVAETPSDDEFASERSNPFDQPQKGKTVKKSKTPVLDNFGRDLTDLAEKGKLDPVVGRQKEIERVSQILSRRKKNNPMLIGEPGVGKSAIAEGLALRIIERKVSRILFDKRIVSLDLASLVAGTKYRGQFEERMKALMNELEKNDDIILFIDEIHTIVGAGGATGSLDASNMLKPALARGEIQCIGATTLDEFRTNIEKDGALERRFQKVIVDPTSVDETIQILQNIKNKYEEHHHVNYTDDAIEACVKLTNRYMTDRYLPDKAIDALDEAGSRIHITNIVVPQQVLELESKLEIIRDQKTKAVNGQKYEEAAKLRDDEKNMEAALNSAQNQWEEDSKLNREIVTEDNVAEVVSMMTGIPVNRVAEAETNRLHELPALIKGKVIGQNEAVTKVVKAIQRNRVGLKDPNKPIGSFIFLGQTGVGKTQLAKVLARELFDSDDSLIRIDMSEYMEKFAISRLIGAPPGYVGYEEGGQLTEKVRRKPYSVVLLDEIEKAHPDVFNMLLQILDDGHITDSLGRKIDFRNTIIIMTSNIGARQLKDFGGGVGFGTATKAAQADEHAKSVLEGALKKSFAPEFLNRIDDVIVFNALERDDIHKIIDIELDKLLHRISDLGYTLNLSEKAKDYIADKGFDKKYGARPLKRAIQKYIEDALAEEIVNSKLYEGDTIHMDLDEKENKLTITIEKGEKKPETRTETEKES; from the coding sequence ATGGACGATAATTTTTCACCAAAGGTTAGAGATGTAATTACTTTCAGTAAAGAAGAAGCGCTACGTTTAGGGCAAGAATTTATTGGAACAGAACATCTTTTACTAGGTTTAATAAGACAAGGAGAAGGAAAAGCAATAGAAATATTAACAGCATTTGATGTTGATTTTGTTTTATTGCGTAAAAAATTAGAACAATTAAACCCTGTAACTCCAACGTTTACAGAAAGTACAGATAAGCCGAGTTTACGATTAACAAGACAAGCTGAAAAAGCCTTAAAAACAACTTTTTTAGAAGCTAAATTATATCAGAGCGAATCTATAGATACGGCACATTTATTACTTTGTATTTTAAGAAATGAAAACGACCCAACTACAAAGTTAATTCACAAATATCATGTAAATTATGATGAAGCTAAAACGCTTTATAAACAACTACATGTAGATGATATAGAACTACCTATAAACCCTGTTGCAGAGACACCTTCTGATGATGAATTTGCTTCAGAAAGATCGAATCCTTTTGACCAACCTCAAAAGGGAAAAACTGTAAAAAAATCGAAGACTCCGGTATTAGATAATTTCGGTAGAGATTTAACAGATTTAGCAGAAAAAGGAAAATTAGATCCAGTTGTTGGTAGACAAAAAGAAATAGAACGAGTTTCTCAAATTTTAAGTCGTAGAAAGAAAAACAATCCAATGTTAATTGGAGAACCAGGTGTTGGTAAATCTGCCATTGCAGAAGGTTTAGCTTTGCGAATTATTGAAAGAAAAGTGTCAAGAATTTTATTTGACAAACGTATTGTTTCTTTAGATTTAGCAAGCTTAGTTGCTGGCACAAAATATCGCGGTCAGTTTGAAGAGCGTATGAAAGCCTTAATGAATGAACTTGAAAAAAATGATGATATCATTCTTTTTATAGATGAAATTCACACCATTGTTGGTGCTGGTGGAGCAACCGGTTCTTTAGATGCTTCTAACATGCTTAAACCTGCTTTAGCAAGAGGAGAAATACAATGTATTGGTGCAACTACGTTGGATGAATTTAGAACAAATATCGAAAAAGATGGCGCCTTAGAACGTCGTTTTCAAAAGGTAATTGTAGACCCAACTTCAGTAGATGAAACGATACAGATTTTACAAAACATAAAAAATAAATACGAAGAACATCACCATGTAAATTATACAGATGATGCTATTGAAGCTTGTGTAAAATTAACAAACAGGTACATGACCGACAGATACCTACCAGACAAAGCTATTGATGCTTTAGATGAAGCGGGTTCTAGAATTCATATCACAAACATTGTTGTTCCGCAACAAGTTTTAGAACTAGAATCTAAGTTAGAAATTATTAGAGATCAAAAAACTAAAGCTGTAAACGGACAGAAATATGAAGAAGCTGCTAAGTTACGCGACGATGAAAAAAACATGGAAGCTGCTTTAAATTCTGCTCAAAACCAATGGGAAGAAGATTCTAAATTAAATAGAGAAATTGTAACTGAAGATAATGTTGCAGAAGTAGTTTCTATGATGACTGGAATTCCTGTAAATAGAGTTGCAGAAGCAGAAACCAATAGATTACACGAATTACCTGCCTTAATTAAAGGAAAAGTAATTGGACAAAATGAAGCGGTTACCAAAGTGGTAAAAGCAATACAACGTAATAGAGTTGGGTTAAAAGACCCTAACAAACCAATTGGTTCTTTTATTTTCTTAGGACAAACGGGTGTTGGTAAAACGCAATTAGCTAAAGTTTTAGCACGTGAGTTATTTGATTCTGACGATTCTTTAATTAGAATTGACATGAGTGAATATATGGAGAAGTTTGCTATCTCTCGTTTAATTGGAGCGCCTCCAGGATATGTTGGTTATGAAGAAGGTGGACAGTTAACTGAGAAGGTGAGAAGAAAACCATATTCTGTAGTCTTGTTAGATGAGATAGAAAAAGCGCATCCAGATGTGTTTAATATGTTGCTACAAATTTTAGATGACGGTCACATTACCGATAGTTTAGGTAGAAAAATCGATTTTAGAAATACCATAATTATTATGACTTCTAATATTGGTGCACGTCAATTAAAAGACTTTGGTGGTGGTGTAGGTTTTGGTACAGCTACTAAAGCAGCACAAGCAGATGAACATGCAAAATCTGTACTAGAAGGTGCTTTAAAGAAATCTTTTGCTCCGGAGTTTTTAAATAGAATAGATGATGTAATTGTATTTAACGCTTTAGAAAGAGATGATATTCACAAAATTATAGATATCGAGTTAGATAAATTATTACATAGAATATCAGATTTAGGCTACACTTTAAACTTAAGCGAAAAAGCAAAAGATTACATTGCAGACAAAGGTTTTGATAAAAAATATGGAGCAAGACCACTTAAAAGAGCGATACAGAAATACATTGAAGATGCTTTAGCAGAGGAAATAGTAAACTCTAAACTCTATGAAGGTGACACTATACATATGGATTTGGATGAGAAAGAAAATAAACTCACCATTACCATTGAAAAAGGTGAAAAGAAACCTGAAACAAGGACAGAGACCGAAAAGGAATCTTAA
- the gyrA gene encoding DNA gyrase subunit A produces MADGEKLIPINIEEQMKAAYIDYSMSVIVSRALPDVRDGLKPVHRRVLFGMHELGIKATGSYKKSARIVGEVLGKYHPHGDTSVYDSMVRMAQSWSVRYMMVDGQGNFGSVDGDSPAAMRYTEVRMQKISEDMLADIEKETVDHRLNFDDTLQEPTVLPTRIPNLLVNGASGIAVGMATNMAPHNLTEVINGTMAYIDNRDIEIDELMQHITAPDFPTGGIIYGYDGVRDAFHTGRGRIVMRAKAVIEEVKGRECIIVTEIPYQVNKAEMIKKTADLVNEKKISGIANIRDESDRNGMRIVYILKRDAIPNIVLNKLFKYTQLQTSFSVNNIALVNGRPEQLNLKELIHYFVEHRHEVIVRRTEFLLKKAEARAHILEGLIIASDNIDEVIKIIRASNNADEARESLIKRFELSEIQAKAIVEMRLRQLTGLEQDKLRAEYDEIMLTITDLKDILANEPRRYDIIKEELALIKDKYGDERRSVIEFAGGDMRIEDMIPDTKVVVTISNAGYLKRTNLEEYKVQNRGGRGQKGATTRNEDFLEHLFVGTNHQYMMFFTQKGKVFWMRVYEIPEGGKNTKGRAMQNLINIEQDDSVKAFLVTQDLKDEEYVNNHYVIMATKKGQVKKTSLEQYSRPRTNGINAITIKDGDELLEAKLTTGDSQVMLALASGKSIRFEEAKTRPMGRTASGVRGITLQHENDEVIGMVAVNDMESNILVVSEKGYGKRSKLEDYRVTNRGGKGVKTLNISEKTGNLVAIKNVDDSNDLMIINKSGLTIRMAVEDLRVMGRATQGVRLINIKDSDSIAAVAKVAHEEEVVEELEGDEVEGETENGTEIENDSNENQE; encoded by the coding sequence ATGGCAGACGGAGAAAAGTTAATTCCGATTAACATTGAAGAACAGATGAAAGCTGCGTACATCGATTACTCGATGTCAGTAATTGTTTCAAGAGCATTACCAGATGTAAGAGATGGTTTAAAGCCAGTTCATAGAAGGGTTTTGTTTGGTATGCATGAGTTAGGGATTAAAGCTACAGGTTCGTATAAAAAATCCGCAAGAATTGTTGGGGAAGTTTTAGGTAAGTATCACCCACACGGAGATACTTCTGTATACGATTCTATGGTGCGTATGGCACAAAGCTGGAGTGTACGTTATATGATGGTTGATGGTCAAGGGAACTTTGGTTCTGTAGATGGAGATTCGCCAGCAGCAATGCGTTATACTGAGGTTAGAATGCAAAAAATATCAGAAGACATGTTGGCTGATATTGAAAAAGAAACAGTAGATCATCGATTAAATTTTGATGATACTTTGCAAGAACCAACCGTTTTACCAACTCGTATTCCTAATTTATTAGTAAACGGAGCTTCTGGTATTGCAGTAGGTATGGCAACAAACATGGCACCACATAACTTAACTGAAGTTATAAATGGTACCATGGCATATATTGATAATAGAGATATTGAGATCGATGAATTAATGCAGCACATTACCGCACCAGATTTTCCTACAGGAGGAATTATTTATGGTTACGATGGTGTTAGAGATGCATTTCATACAGGTCGTGGACGTATTGTAATGCGTGCTAAAGCTGTTATTGAAGAGGTGAAGGGACGTGAGTGTATTATTGTTACGGAAATTCCTTACCAAGTGAATAAAGCAGAAATGATTAAAAAAACTGCTGATCTTGTTAATGAGAAAAAAATATCTGGTATTGCGAATATTCGTGATGAGTCTGATAGAAACGGAATGCGTATTGTGTACATTTTAAAACGTGATGCAATACCTAACATTGTTTTAAATAAATTATTTAAATACACTCAATTACAAACTTCTTTTAGTGTAAATAATATTGCTTTGGTAAATGGAAGACCAGAACAATTAAACTTAAAAGAATTAATTCATTATTTTGTAGAACATAGACATGAAGTAATTGTTCGTAGAACTGAGTTTTTACTTAAAAAGGCAGAAGCTAGAGCACATATTTTAGAGGGATTAATTATTGCTTCGGATAATATTGATGAAGTAATTAAAATTATTAGAGCTTCTAATAATGCCGATGAAGCTAGAGAAAGTTTAATTAAGCGTTTTGAGTTATCTGAAATTCAAGCGAAGGCAATTGTAGAAATGCGTTTGCGTCAATTAACAGGACTAGAGCAAGATAAATTACGTGCTGAGTATGATGAAATTATGTTAACCATCACTGATTTAAAAGATATTTTAGCAAACGAGCCAAGACGATACGATATTATAAAAGAAGAATTAGCGCTTATTAAAGATAAATATGGTGATGAGCGTAGATCTGTAATAGAGTTTGCTGGTGGAGATATGCGAATAGAAGATATGATACCTGATACGAAAGTTGTGGTTACTATTTCTAACGCAGGATATTTGAAACGTACAAATTTAGAAGAGTATAAGGTTCAGAATAGAGGAGGTAGAGGCCAAAAAGGAGCAACTACAAGAAATGAAGATTTCTTAGAGCACTTATTTGTAGGTACAAACCACCAATATATGATGTTCTTTACGCAAAAAGGAAAAGTATTCTGGATGCGCGTATATGAAATTCCTGAAGGTGGTAAAAACACCAAAGGTAGAGCAATGCAAAACCTTATAAATATAGAACAAGATGATAGTGTAAAGGCATTTTTAGTAACTCAAGATTTAAAAGATGAAGAGTATGTAAATAACCATTATGTTATTATGGCAACAAAGAAAGGTCAGGTTAAGAAGACTTCTTTAGAGCAATATTCTAGACCAAGAACAAATGGTATTAATGCAATTACTATTAAGGATGGAGATGAGTTATTAGAAGCGAAGTTAACAACTGGAGACAGTCAAGTTATGTTAGCCTTGGCATCTGGTAAATCTATTCGTTTCGAAGAAGCAAAAACGCGCCCAATGGGTAGAACTGCTTCTGGAGTAAGGGGTATTACTTTACAGCATGAAAATGATGAAGTAATAGGTATGGTTGCTGTAAATGATATGGAGAGCAATATACTTGTAGTTTCTGAAAAAGGATACGGTAAACGTTCTAAATTAGAAGATTATAGAGTTACCAATAGAGGAGGTAAAGGTGTTAAAACTTTAAATATTTCTGAAAAAACAGGTAATTTAGTAGCTATTAAAAATGTAGATGATTCTAACGATTTAATGATTATCAATAAATCTGGATTAACGATTAGAATGGCTGTAGAAGATTTAAGAGTAATGGGGCGTGCAACGCAAGGAGTTCGTTTAATTAATATTAAAGATTCAGATAGTATTGCTGCAGTTGCTAAAGTTGCTCATGAAGAAGAGGTTGTAGAAGAGCTTGAAGGAGATGAGGTTGAAGGCGAAACAGAGAATGGCACGGAAATTGAAAATGATTCAAATGAAAATCAAGAATAA
- a CDS encoding acetyl-CoA carboxylase carboxyltransferase subunit alpha, whose amino-acid sequence MEYLDFEMPIKELLDQLDKCEIIGKESDVDVSATCKKIEKKLDKAKKDIYKNLTPWQRVQLSRHPNRPYTLDYIKAICGNTFMELHGDRNVKDDKAMIGGLGKIGDQSFMFIGQQKGYNTKTRQYRNFGMANPEGYRKALRLMKMAEKFGIPVVTLLDTPGAYPGLEAEERGQGEAIARNILEMTRLKTPIITVVIGEGASGGAVGIGVGDRVYMMENTWYTVISPESCSSILWRSWEYKEQAAAALKLTGTDMKKLKLIDGIIAEPIGGAHTDREGAFKAVQEQILTAFDELKDLNDTDLVSQRMDKYAAMGVYKE is encoded by the coding sequence ATGGAATATTTAGATTTTGAAATGCCTATTAAAGAGCTTTTAGATCAATTAGATAAGTGTGAAATTATCGGTAAAGAAAGTGATGTAGATGTAAGTGCTACTTGTAAGAAAATCGAAAAGAAATTAGATAAAGCTAAGAAAGATATATATAAGAACTTAACCCCTTGGCAAAGAGTTCAATTATCTAGGCACCCTAATAGACCTTATACTTTAGATTATATTAAAGCTATTTGCGGAAATACCTTTATGGAGCTCCATGGAGATAGAAATGTAAAGGATGATAAAGCCATGATTGGTGGTTTAGGTAAAATTGGAGATCAGTCTTTTATGTTTATTGGTCAACAAAAAGGATACAACACAAAAACGCGTCAGTATAGAAACTTTGGGATGGCAAATCCTGAAGGTTACAGAAAAGCATTGCGTTTAATGAAAATGGCAGAGAAATTTGGTATTCCTGTGGTTACTTTATTAGATACACCTGGTGCATATCCTGGTTTAGAAGCAGAAGAGCGTGGACAAGGAGAAGCTATTGCTAGAAATATTCTAGAAATGACTCGTTTAAAAACACCAATTATTACGGTTGTTATTGGTGAAGGAGCATCTGGTGGTGCTGTAGGTATTGGAGTAGGAGATAGAGTTTATATGATGGAAAATACTTGGTATACTGTTATTTCTCCAGAATCATGTTCTTCTATTTTATGGAGAAGTTGGGAGTATAAAGAACAAGCTGCTGCTGCATTAAAGTTAACAGGTACAGATATGAAGAAGTTAAAATTAATTGACGGAATTATAGCGGAACCAATAGGTGGAGCACATACCGATAGAGAAGGAGCTTTTAAAGCGGTACAAGAACAAATTCTTACTGCATTTGATGAGTTAAAAGATTTAAATGATACAGATTTAGTTTCTCAAAGAATGGATAAATATGCTGCAATGGGAGTTTACAAAGAGTAA
- a CDS encoding TlpA family protein disulfide reductase, which yields MKKLTLALFTLLAIASCTKEHSKEYVSLSGKLENNTDSILTISSRTGILKTITINKDGSFKDTLKVPKVDVYTFQTSAQKRAPLYLKNGFDITVKGDSEEFMKSFKYSGAGSSNSNFIIAQLEQSENIGNPADLFALDQEAFDTKMTSLKKDFDSILSSYNDLDSSLVDMATKQNTQMFEYFEKTYISNKSMGKGNASPKFEDYVDVKGGKKSLDSFKGKYVYIDVWATWCGPCIREIPSLKSIEKEFHNKNIEFISISTDESRRSGGSWEAAEKKWRDFVKEKDLSGVQLWAGQDFSFQQAYQISGIPRFILIDPQGNIVEANAPRPSDPRLKSLLESLDI from the coding sequence ATGAAAAAATTAACACTTGCACTTTTTACACTATTAGCAATTGCTTCTTGTACAAAAGAACATTCTAAAGAATACGTTTCTTTATCTGGTAAATTAGAAAATAACACAGATTCTATTCTAACAATTTCTAGTAGAACAGGTATCCTTAAAACAATTACAATTAATAAAGACGGTTCTTTTAAAGATACATTAAAAGTGCCAAAAGTAGATGTTTATACATTTCAAACTAGTGCTCAAAAAAGAGCTCCATTATATTTAAAAAATGGGTTTGACATTACAGTAAAAGGTGATTCTGAAGAATTCATGAAAAGCTTCAAGTATTCAGGAGCTGGATCTTCTAACTCTAATTTTATCATTGCACAATTAGAACAAAGTGAAAACATAGGAAATCCTGCAGACCTTTTTGCTTTAGACCAAGAAGCTTTTGATACTAAAATGACCTCATTAAAAAAAGATTTTGATAGTATTCTATCTTCTTATAATGATTTAGATAGTTCTTTAGTAGATATGGCTACTAAACAAAATACACAAATGTTTGAGTACTTTGAAAAAACGTATATATCAAACAAAAGTATGGGAAAAGGAAATGCTTCTCCTAAATTTGAAGACTATGTAGATGTTAAAGGTGGAAAAAAATCTTTGGATTCTTTTAAAGGAAAATATGTATATATAGATGTTTGGGCTACTTGGTGCGGACCTTGTATTAGAGAAATACCTTCTTTAAAAAGTATAGAAAAAGAATTTCATAATAAAAATATAGAATTTATTAGTATTTCTACTGATGAATCTAGAAGAAGTGGTGGTTCTTGGGAAGCTGCAGAAAAAAAATGGAGAGACTTTGTAAAAGAAAAAGATTTAAGTGGTGTTCAACTTTGGGCAGGGCAAGATTTTAGTTTTCAGCAAGCATACCAAATATCTGGTATTCCAAGATTTATTTTAATTGATCCACAAGGAAACATTGTAGAAGCAAATGCTCCAAGACCTTCAGATCCTAGATTAAAATCTTTATTAGAGTCTTTAGACATATAA